One window of Anaerolineales bacterium genomic DNA carries:
- the vanZ gene encoding VanZ family protein: MTAGQANPDLFFMKYLAVLFTLFIIAVVVLADLDAFPPCVRKLYDFPNGDKVGHLILFGLLNFFLTSAFLFRFPLSRGRVALSVSLILILAIAAEEFSQQYFAARTFDLVDLSASYIGAFVGGWIAWRFIK; this comes from the coding sequence ATGACGGCAGGTCAGGCAAACCCTGACCTGTTTTTCATGAAATACCTCGCCGTTCTTTTTACTCTTTTTATCATCGCTGTCGTCGTCCTCGCAGACCTTGATGCGTTTCCGCCCTGCGTCCGCAAGCTGTATGATTTTCCTAATGGAGACAAGGTCGGGCACCTCATCCTCTTTGGACTGCTCAACTTTTTCCTCACCTCAGCCTTTCTCTTTCGCTTCCCTCTTAGCCGGGGGCGGGTTGCCCTTTCCGTGAGTCTGATCCTCATCCTGGCCATCGCCGCTGAAGAATTCTCGCAGCAGTATTTTGCAGCACGGACGTTTGACCTGGTGGATCTATCAGCAAGTTATATTGGTGCGTTTGTTGGGGGTTGGATTGCATGGAGGTTTATAAAATAA
- a CDS encoding exopolysaccharide biosynthesis protein: protein MELVIQKLPPDEVTLVEIMDIVGTDSLMLLTIFMSLIFLVPVSIPGVSTVFGTGILLIGITHLFARHLWLPKFIAHRRLSSSKLADGFRRAIIWLHRVEKLSKPHRLSRLTAEGKMTTFNNLAFILAALLLMAPFGFIPFSNTLPALALIFLSLGMMERDGGAVVLGHFSNIATIAYFGFLIAGGGWSISYLLG, encoded by the coding sequence ATGGAACTGGTCATTCAAAAACTCCCACCCGATGAAGTGACCCTGGTGGAAATTATGGATATTGTCGGAACTGACAGCCTGATGTTGTTGACAATTTTCATGTCCCTGATTTTCCTTGTGCCGGTTTCGATACCGGGTGTCAGCACCGTCTTTGGCACCGGGATTTTACTGATCGGTATCACACATCTCTTTGCCCGTCATCTCTGGTTGCCGAAATTCATCGCTCACCGCAGGCTCTCTTCTTCCAAGCTGGCAGACGGGTTTCGCCGCGCCATTATCTGGCTGCATCGGGTGGAAAAACTCAGCAAGCCGCACCGTTTGAGCAGGCTTACAGCCGAAGGCAAAATGACCACCTTTAATAACCTGGCTTTCATCCTTGCCGCCCTTTTACTCATGGCGCCATTTGGTTTCATTCCATTCAGCAATACCCTGCCTGCTTTGGCGCTTATCTTTCTTTCGCTTGGCATGATGGAGCGCGACGGCGGCGCAGTCGTTTTGGGGCATTTCTCGAACATTGCCACCATCGCCTACTTCGGCTTTCTCATCGCGGGCGGCGGTTGGTCCATCAGTTATTTGCTTGGTTAA
- a CDS encoding DedA family protein, translating to MEFINNVIDLFLHLDEYLQEIIVNYGAWTYGILFVVIFIETGLVIMPFLPGDSLLFAAGTFAALGSFNVWGLIGLLIVAAVLGDAVNYFIGHYLGERAYNIKWIKKEYLDKTHAFFDKHGGKAIFLARFVPIVRTFAPFVAGIGRMSYAYFATYNVVGGVTWVVVFTLLGYFFGNIPFVKKNFELVIIFIILVSVLPMVLEWSKHRNEKKAAL from the coding sequence ATGGAATTCATCAACAACGTGATCGACCTTTTCCTTCATCTCGATGAATATCTTCAGGAGATCATCGTCAATTACGGCGCGTGGACGTACGGCATCCTGTTCGTTGTTATCTTTATAGAAACGGGTTTGGTGATCATGCCGTTCCTCCCCGGTGACTCCCTGCTCTTTGCCGCTGGGACGTTTGCGGCACTCGGCTCGTTCAATGTCTGGGGTTTGATAGGCCTGCTGATTGTTGCGGCCGTCCTCGGCGACGCGGTCAATTACTTCATCGGTCATTATCTAGGCGAGCGGGCTTACAACATCAAGTGGATCAAAAAGGAATATCTTGACAAGACCCATGCCTTCTTCGACAAACACGGCGGGAAAGCCATCTTCCTAGCCCGTTTCGTTCCCATCGTGCGCACCTTCGCTCCGTTTGTCGCGGGCATCGGGCGTATGTCCTATGCCTATTTCGCCACATATAACGTCGTTGGCGGTGTGACCTGGGTGGTCGTCTTTACCCTCCTTGGTTATTTCTTCGGCAATATCCCTTTCGTCAAAAAGAACTTTGAACTGGTCATCATCTTCATTATCTTGGTCTCCGTCCTGCCGATGGTCCTCGAATGGTCGAAGCACCGCAATGAGAAAAAAGCGGCATTATAA
- a CDS encoding S9 family peptidase, with amino-acid sequence MNYRIESLMSARLFVAPQYADDRVYFLSNLSGHLSLYAMYHSGSVPEPLLPPDIALQNPELIGGHSFYGFPEFNKILVMIDRNGDENYQPMLIGMDGGFPEPAFDNYFEKYRVHLGECDRKKGIVYLAAERRDKPWNELYRGDLKTNKLTLVAENEFGFGVADHSSDHNRLLLGTGYSAGDGVLCLWNKGQMGVLYGKLMEDRKPGEEVPLNGLGGAVFSPSGKGTIVTSSVFDDAYSLSFIEFKKPGVMTPVKLKGVVHKGIGEMENITHALGDRYIITYNIDGCSWAYEGVFDESKLTMNLKHVLVGREPFESGVLEHIDHDKVEDIYTVSFSTAVSPTQIYTIEGARRKDLFRHTNEKILGIPEELLSKGEDASFSTHDGLRVSARLYLPAKSLGYKGPRPVVYYIHGGPQSQERPNFAWFSMPLIQFLTLRGFAVFVPNVRGSSGYGLSYMKRVDRDWGGQDRLDHVHAMTKVLPEDKRLDVNRAAVVGRSYGGYMTLMQAALHPDLWKASCDMFGPYDLVTFSERIPETWKPYFKLAIGDPEKPEERKDLLERSPKTHLHNMTAPMLVIQGRNDPRVVAAESEDLVRELKSRGKPIELLVFENEGHDVLKYENRVACYNAITDFFAKLLNP; translated from the coding sequence ATGAACTATCGAATTGAGTCATTGATGTCGGCCCGGTTGTTCGTTGCGCCGCAATATGCCGACGACCGGGTGTATTTTTTGAGCAACCTCTCGGGGCATTTGAGTTTATACGCCATGTATCACAGCGGGAGCGTGCCGGAACCGCTGCTTCCACCCGATATTGCCCTTCAAAATCCGGAGTTGATCGGCGGGCATTCGTTCTATGGTTTTCCGGAATTCAATAAGATCCTGGTGATGATCGACCGCAACGGAGACGAAAACTACCAGCCGATGTTGATCGGCATGGACGGCGGTTTTCCCGAGCCAGCCTTCGATAATTATTTCGAGAAGTATCGCGTGCATTTGGGCGAGTGCGACAGGAAAAAGGGAATTGTGTATCTCGCGGCGGAACGGCGCGACAAGCCCTGGAACGAACTGTATCGCGGCGATTTGAAGACCAATAAACTGACCTTGGTCGCCGAGAACGAATTCGGTTTCGGCGTGGCGGACCACTCTTCGGATCATAACCGCCTGCTGCTTGGCACGGGCTATTCAGCGGGCGACGGTGTTTTGTGTTTGTGGAATAAGGGGCAAATGGGCGTGTTGTATGGCAAACTGATGGAGGACCGCAAGCCCGGCGAGGAGGTCCCATTGAACGGCTTGGGTGGCGCGGTCTTCTCGCCGAGCGGCAAAGGCACGATCGTTACATCTTCCGTATTCGATGATGCCTACAGCCTCAGTTTCATCGAATTTAAAAAACCCGGCGTAATGACGCCAGTCAAGTTGAAAGGCGTTGTGCATAAGGGCATCGGCGAAATGGAAAACATTACCCACGCCTTAGGCGACCGCTATATTATCACCTACAATATCGACGGCTGCTCGTGGGCGTACGAAGGCGTCTTCGATGAATCCAAATTGACAATGAACCTCAAGCATGTCCTGGTCGGGAGGGAACCTTTCGAGAGCGGCGTGCTCGAACATATCGACCACGACAAGGTGGAGGATATTTACACAGTCTCGTTTTCCACGGCGGTTTCTCCCACGCAGATCTACACCATCGAAGGCGCAAGGCGTAAGGACCTGTTCCGCCACACCAACGAGAAGATTTTGGGAATCCCCGAAGAATTGCTTTCGAAAGGAGAGGACGCTTCTTTCTCGACCCATGACGGATTGCGCGTCTCTGCGCGACTTTATCTTCCCGCGAAATCGCTCGGGTACAAAGGTCCGCGCCCGGTGGTGTATTACATCCACGGCGGTCCGCAAAGCCAGGAACGCCCGAACTTCGCATGGTTCTCGATGCCGCTGATCCAATTCCTCACCCTGCGCGGATTTGCGGTCTTCGTGCCGAACGTCCGCGGCTCGTCGGGTTACGGCCTCTCTTACATGAAACGCGTCGACCGCGACTGGGGCGGGCAGGACCGCCTTGATCATGTCCACGCAATGACGAAGGTTTTACCGGAGGATAAAAGACTCGACGTGAATCGCGCCGCAGTGGTCGGACGTTCCTACGGCGGTTACATGACGCTGATGCAGGCGGCTTTACACCCCGATTTGTGGAAAGCCTCCTGCGACATGTTCGGTCCGTACGACCTGGTCACTTTCTCCGAGCGCATCCCCGAAACATGGAAGCCGTATTTCAAACTTGCCATCGGCGACCCGGAGAAACCCGAAGAACGAAAAGACCTGCTGGAGCGCTCGCCGAAGACCCACCTGCACAATATGACTGCTCCGATGCTCGTCATTCAGGGACGCAACGATCCGCGTGTGGTGGCGGCAGAGTCGGAGGATTTGGTCCGCGAGTTGAAGTCAAGGGGCAAGCCAATCGAACTGCTCGTCTTCGAGAACGAAGGCCACGATGTATTGAAATACGAGAACCGTGTCGCCTGCTACAACGCCATCACCGATTTCTTCGCGAAACTTCTTAATCCATGA
- the mnmA gene encoding tRNA 2-thiouridine(34) synthase MnmA, whose protein sequence is MTENRKVVVAMSGGVDSSVAAAMLKEQGYDVTGMMLRLWSEPGKEDSNRCCTPDSMAQARRVAGILDIPFYVVDAKDVFRETVVQYFLDGYAEGGTPNPCLICNRQIRWTFLLNHALALGAEFMATGHYVRIKKYERGKSELFRAVDHLKDQSYVLHVLGQEKLKHALFPVGDHPKSEIRAIAERFGLPTASRKDSQDLCFLAGEDYRNFLQRNAPEMLKPGAIETLDGNVIGRHNGLANYTIGQRKGLGVATPVPLYVITKHASRNTLIVGTQEQMGTTELIAHNVNWVSGEIPPGPFRAEVKTRYTAKEVPAWVMPMDGDQTKVTFDAPVRDATKGQAAVFYVEEKMLGGGIIQ, encoded by the coding sequence ATGACCGAGAACCGGAAAGTGGTCGTTGCCATGTCTGGCGGCGTGGATTCGTCTGTCGCGGCGGCAATGTTGAAGGAACAGGGTTACGATGTGACCGGTATGATGCTGCGTTTGTGGAGCGAGCCTGGCAAAGAGGACTCGAACCGCTGTTGTACACCCGACTCGATGGCACAGGCGCGGCGCGTGGCCGGGATTTTGGACATTCCGTTTTATGTGGTGGATGCGAAGGATGTCTTCCGGGAAACGGTGGTGCAATATTTCCTGGATGGGTATGCGGAGGGCGGGACACCAAATCCGTGCCTGATCTGCAACCGCCAGATCCGCTGGACGTTTTTATTGAATCATGCTCTGGCGTTGGGGGCGGAGTTTATGGCGACGGGTCATTATGTTCGGATAAAGAAATATGAAAGAGGAAAGAGTGAATTATTTAGAGCGGTGGATCACTTGAAAGATCAGTCGTATGTGTTGCATGTGTTGGGACAGGAAAAGTTGAAGCATGCGCTCTTTCCAGTGGGGGATCATCCCAAATCCGAGATTCGGGCAATTGCCGAGCGATTTGGCTTGCCGACAGCTTCGCGTAAAGACTCGCAGGACTTGTGCTTTTTGGCTGGGGAGGATTACCGGAACTTTCTTCAGCGTAATGCGCCGGAGATGTTGAAGCCTGGGGCAATTGAAACGCTCGATGGAAACGTGATAGGCAGGCATAATGGGTTGGCGAATTACACCATCGGTCAGCGCAAGGGATTGGGAGTTGCTACGCCTGTACCGCTTTATGTGATTACAAAACACGCGTCACGCAACACGTTAATCGTTGGCACACAGGAGCAGATGGGTACGACAGAGTTGATCGCACATAATGTCAACTGGGTGAGCGGGGAGATTCCACCCGGGCCGTTTCGGGCGGAAGTGAAAACTCGCTACACGGCGAAGGAGGTTCCGGCGTGGGTAATGCCCATGGACGGTGACCAGACAAAGGTCACGTTCGATGCGCCTGTGCGGGATGCGACGAAGGGTCAGGCGGCGGTATTTTACGTGGAGGAGAAAATGCTCGGCGGTGGTATCATCCAATAA
- a CDS encoding amidohydrolase, protein MVTPADFIVENAKVFTSNKDMPQAEAVAVRGNRIVFVGMNEGANVFKDKNTRVIDGKGRTVTPGFIDSHFHLLWGSISMGGAQLYDVKNLDDVRKVLLTFESENKTADWVDGRGVKYDIIHDRHELDSIIVDKPIYINAYDGHTSWANTKALELAGILQPGKEAEGNGVIVRDENGIATGELRETAMGLVSDLIPEPGEARKRELLKMTMARMNACGVTSVHNMNGDMEELMTYAAVEDAGEMTVRVYEPYHVKPETTEDMLKEAAEMARVKGEFVRGGAAKFFMDGVWESYTALTVEPYDDNPDAKPEGIYSLEHFTRMAALCDKMGLQIFVHCCGDGAVRRTLDGYEAVQKSNGKRDSRHRVEHIEVIHPDDIPRFKQLGVLPSMQTSHSPFSLKEGDVWPTRVGTGRWHLSFAWREILNAGNQIAFGSDWPVAPFDPMINLHVGLNREKWDDSNPSQNLTLEELIIGYTRDAAYAEFMENEKGQLREGYLADLVLFSHDLFALDPKNIMEAKPAMTMVNGKIAFEA, encoded by the coding sequence ATGGTTACCCCGGCAGATTTCATCGTCGAGAACGCGAAGGTATTTACAAGCAACAAGGACATGCCGCAGGCCGAGGCAGTGGCTGTCAGGGGTAATCGCATCGTCTTTGTGGGGATGAATGAAGGCGCAAACGTTTTTAAAGATAAAAACACGCGGGTTATTGATGGAAAGGGGCGCACCGTCACGCCCGGTTTCATCGACTCGCATTTTCATCTGTTGTGGGGGTCCATTTCGATGGGCGGGGCGCAGCTGTACGATGTAAAGAATCTGGATGATGTAAGAAAAGTCCTGCTGACATTCGAATCGGAAAATAAGACCGCTGACTGGGTGGATGGGCGCGGTGTAAAGTACGACATCATCCATGACCGCCACGAATTGGACTCCATCATCGTGGATAAGCCCATCTACATCAACGCCTACGACGGTCACACATCGTGGGCGAATACAAAAGCCTTGGAACTGGCAGGCATCCTCCAGCCGGGGAAAGAAGCGGAAGGCAACGGGGTCATCGTCCGCGACGAGAATGGAATCGCCACCGGCGAACTGCGCGAAACCGCGATGGGGCTGGTTTCGGATCTGATTCCCGAGCCGGGCGAAGCCCGAAAACGCGAACTACTAAAAATGACGATGGCGCGCATGAACGCCTGCGGTGTCACCAGCGTCCATAACATGAACGGCGACATGGAAGAACTGATGACCTATGCCGCCGTCGAAGATGCGGGCGAGATGACGGTGCGGGTTTATGAACCTTATCACGTCAAGCCGGAGACGACCGAAGATATGCTAAAGGAAGCCGCCGAAATGGCAAGGGTCAAGGGCGAATTCGTGCGCGGCGGCGCGGCAAAATTCTTCATGGATGGTGTCTGGGAATCGTACACCGCTCTCACCGTCGAGCCGTATGACGATAATCCGGACGCCAAGCCCGAAGGCATTTATTCGCTCGAGCATTTCACCCGCATGGCGGCGCTGTGCGACAAAATGGGATTGCAGATCTTCGTTCACTGCTGCGGCGACGGCGCGGTGAGACGAACACTCGACGGGTACGAAGCGGTTCAAAAGTCCAACGGGAAGCGCGACAGCCGCCATCGCGTCGAGCATATCGAAGTGATTCATCCGGATGATATCCCCCGTTTCAAGCAATTGGGGGTCCTGCCGTCGATGCAGACCAGTCATTCGCCCTTCAGCCTCAAGGAAGGGGATGTGTGGCCCACACGAGTCGGGACAGGACGCTGGCACTTGTCGTTCGCATGGCGCGAAATTCTAAATGCAGGCAACCAGATCGCCTTTGGGAGCGATTGGCCTGTTGCGCCGTTCGATCCGATGATCAACTTGCATGTAGGGTTGAACCGCGAAAAATGGGATGACAGCAATCCATCTCAAAACCTGACGCTCGAAGAACTGATCATAGGTTACACCCGCGACGCGGCGTATGCAGAATTCATGGAAAACGAAAAGGGACAGCTCAGGGAAGGTTATCTTGCCGATCTCGTGTTGTTCTCGCACGACCTGTTCGCGCTAGACCCGAAGAACATCATGGAAGCAAAACCGGCCATGACCATGGTGAACGGCAAAATCGCATTCGAGGCGTAA
- a CDS encoding ABC transporter permease: protein MRTYALRRLLQTIPILFIISILLFLMVRAAPGGPLTAARRNPNISKEQLEAIEEQLGLNDPLPVQYGRWLGGMLNGDLGESIKFRRPVSEMISERVPNTLILVGASFLVTLLFAIPIGILSARKPYSPFDYTMTTVTFVGQAIPVYWLGLGLIVIFYVTIKNPFTGDPLFPVGGMNSRGREGDLLDTLWHLILPVTALSLGWIAWYSRFLRSSMLDVLHEDYIRTARAKGLADRWVYYKHALRNAILPLVTLIALDLPSLFAGALFVETIFSWPGMGRLFWDAAKGRDYPVLLGVVMLTAILIIVCNIIADLAYGWLNPQVKYE from the coding sequence ATGAGAACCTACGCCCTGCGCAGGTTATTACAAACCATTCCCATCCTCTTCATCATCAGCATTTTGTTGTTCCTGATGGTGCGCGCCGCGCCGGGCGGTCCGTTGACCGCCGCGCGGCGCAACCCGAATATTTCCAAGGAACAGCTCGAAGCCATCGAGGAACAGCTCGGGTTGAACGATCCCCTGCCCGTCCAGTACGGCAGGTGGCTTGGGGGAATGTTGAACGGAGACCTCGGCGAGTCGATCAAATTCCGCCGTCCGGTTTCGGAGATGATCAGTGAACGCGTACCGAACACATTGATTTTGGTCGGCGCATCGTTCCTTGTAACATTGCTGTTCGCCATCCCCATCGGTATTCTTTCCGCGCGCAAGCCGTATTCGCCCTTCGATTACACGATGACGACCGTCACGTTTGTCGGTCAGGCAATTCCGGTCTACTGGCTGGGGCTGGGACTGATCGTCATTTTTTACGTCACGATAAAAAATCCGTTTACAGGCGATCCGCTTTTCCCCGTCGGCGGGATGAACTCGCGCGGGCGGGAAGGCGATTTGTTGGATACACTCTGGCATCTCATCCTGCCGGTCACCGCATTGAGCCTGGGATGGATCGCCTGGTATTCGCGTTTTCTGCGGTCAAGCATGCTGGATGTACTGCATGAGGATTACATCCGCACCGCGCGGGCGAAGGGGCTCGCGGACCGCTGGGTGTATTACAAACACGCGCTTCGTAATGCGATCCTGCCCCTGGTGACATTGATCGCGCTCGACCTGCCGAGTTTGTTCGCAGGCGCGCTTTTTGTGGAAACCATCTTTTCCTGGCCCGGTATGGGACGACTCTTCTGGGATGCGGCGAAAGGACGCGATTACCCGGTGCTGCTCGGCGTTGTCATGCTGACCGCCATTCTGATCATCGTCTGCAATATCATTGCAGACCTCGCATACGGATGGCTCAATCCGCAGGTGAAATATGAGTGA
- a CDS encoding ABC transporter permease yields the protein MSEIESTLTIREQSMAALITRRFFKHKLAGVAIAVLALLVLFSVLADLTPYRPTDQNPTQMFQKSSPQHWFGTDELGRDVFTRILYGGRVSLSVGLISTFLSISLGVLVGALSGYFGGWIDSALMRITDAFLTFPTIFVLILLGAFLREQQLYILQNSVFVVIIIIAALSWMWPARLVRGLFLVLREKEFVSASRALGGSSARIILRHILPNCIGPILVSGTLQMASAIITESGLSYLGFGVQPPTPTWGSILSTAQNQVFRAPWLAFYPGLMIFITVMSINYIGDGLRDAFDPYVIHTE from the coding sequence ATGAGTGAGATCGAATCCACTCTCACCATTCGCGAGCAAAGCATGGCAGCCCTGATCACGCGCCGTTTCTTCAAACATAAACTGGCTGGCGTTGCGATAGCGGTTCTCGCGCTGCTCGTTCTGTTCTCGGTTCTTGCCGACCTTACTCCATACAGGCCGACCGATCAGAATCCGACCCAGATGTTTCAAAAATCCAGCCCCCAACATTGGTTCGGCACGGATGAACTCGGACGCGACGTTTTCACGAGAATCCTGTATGGCGGTCGAGTCTCTCTTTCCGTCGGTTTGATATCAACGTTTTTATCCATTTCGCTGGGAGTCCTCGTGGGCGCATTGAGCGGATATTTCGGCGGTTGGATCGATTCCGCGCTGATGCGCATCACAGACGCCTTTCTGACCTTCCCCACCATATTCGTGCTGATCCTCCTCGGCGCGTTTTTACGCGAACAACAGTTGTACATTTTGCAAAACAGCGTGTTCGTGGTGATCATTATCATCGCCGCCCTATCATGGATGTGGCCTGCCCGCCTCGTGCGCGGACTTTTTCTCGTCCTGCGCGAAAAGGAATTCGTCTCTGCTTCGCGCGCACTGGGTGGAAGCAGCGCCCGCATCATCCTGCGCCATATCCTGCCGAATTGTATCGGACCCATTCTCGTGAGCGGGACTTTGCAAATGGCTTCCGCGATCATCACGGAATCGGGCTTGAGTTATTTGGGCTTCGGCGTCCAGCCGCCCACGCCAACCTGGGGAAGCATCCTGTCGACAGCGCAAAACCAGGTTTTCCGCGCGCCCTGGCTGGCATTCTATCCCGGCTTGATGATCTTCATCACCGTCATGTCGATCAACTACATCGGAGATGGTTTGCGCGACGCGTTCGATCCGTATGTGATTCATACGGAGTGA
- a CDS encoding peptide ABC transporter substrate-binding protein produces MKLKLFKLFVILGLVLSGCGGGGEEPASGGGGGGTAVLILPEEPTTLNFYLADAAIVRQAADATSMTGLVTIDETGNFVPVLAEGLPTISDDHLTVTWKLMADLKWSDGEPLTSDDVRFTIEVLSNPNSGALVGTSGFDLIANVETPDDLTTILTYSEPYPGYLDQFAYGLFPRHATGAPEEMANWEWNRAPVTAGPFIVSNWESGKRITMTRNPNYFEEGKPYLDSIVFEIVPEPAAQTAMMLNGDGHVHLWPGEFKVDYDELLKGVAQQYLIPGIWNMAIDFNLSAPFDGNPSAAAPHPILGDIRVRQAIAHAINYDSLQQDVLQGSVGDSTNPFAYGWYKCDLPRKYGFDVEAANKLLDEAGWEMGTDGIRVAKGAMYAEDGTRLSLELQGYTAFDPLQLTEEFIVENLKAVGIEARIQNYDFSIIFGTFEDNSPRMIGDYDMLIFDRGFTTEPQSYNFDAYHSSRIPGAENPTGGNYFRWVNEDVDAALETAGTSFDIETRKTAYCEIGQAVIDDLPQVYLYLFQDNYGIADSLEGYTLNTWGSMSWGVQNWKFKQ; encoded by the coding sequence ATGAAACTCAAACTGTTCAAACTGTTCGTTATTTTGGGGCTCGTCCTCAGCGGATGCGGAGGCGGGGGTGAAGAACCGGCATCCGGCGGAGGCGGAGGCGGGACGGCCGTCCTCATCCTGCCCGAAGAACCGACTACATTGAATTTCTATCTTGCAGATGCGGCAATCGTTCGGCAGGCGGCGGACGCCACTTCGATGACGGGCCTGGTCACCATCGATGAGACCGGAAATTTTGTGCCGGTGCTGGCGGAGGGATTGCCCACGATCTCGGATGACCACCTCACCGTGACATGGAAACTGATGGCTGACCTGAAATGGTCCGACGGCGAGCCGCTGACTTCGGATGATGTGCGCTTCACAATCGAGGTGCTTTCGAACCCGAACTCCGGCGCATTGGTCGGCACGAGCGGATTCGATTTGATCGCAAACGTCGAAACACCCGACGATCTGACAACCATCCTCACCTACTCCGAACCCTATCCCGGTTATCTCGATCAATTTGCCTACGGTTTATTCCCGCGCCATGCCACTGGCGCCCCGGAGGAAATGGCAAATTGGGAATGGAACCGCGCGCCTGTAACGGCTGGACCGTTCATCGTCAGCAATTGGGAATCAGGCAAACGCATCACGATGACTCGCAACCCGAATTACTTCGAAGAGGGAAAACCCTATCTCGACAGTATCGTATTCGAGATCGTACCCGAACCTGCTGCGCAAACTGCGATGATGTTGAATGGGGATGGTCATGTTCATTTGTGGCCCGGCGAATTCAAAGTCGATTACGATGAATTATTGAAGGGAGTCGCCCAGCAATATCTCATCCCCGGCATCTGGAATATGGCGATCGATTTCAACTTGAGCGCGCCTTTCGACGGCAATCCGTCCGCCGCTGCGCCGCACCCGATCCTGGGCGATATCCGCGTGCGACAGGCGATCGCTCATGCCATCAATTATGACTCGCTGCAACAGGATGTCTTGCAGGGAAGCGTCGGCGATTCGACCAACCCGTTCGCTTACGGCTGGTACAAGTGCGATCTTCCGCGTAAGTACGGTTTCGATGTGGAAGCCGCGAACAAATTGCTGGACGAGGCCGGATGGGAGATGGGCACTGACGGCATCCGTGTTGCAAAAGGCGCGATGTACGCAGAGGATGGAACCCGCCTCTCTCTTGAACTTCAAGGATATACGGCCTTCGACCCGCTGCAACTTACCGAGGAGTTCATCGTCGAGAACCTGAAAGCCGTCGGCATCGAGGCGCGCATCCAGAACTATGATTTCTCGATCATCTTCGGCACATTCGAAGATAACTCTCCGCGCATGATCGGCGATTACGACATGCTGATCTTCGACCGCGGCTTCACCACCGAGCCGCAGAGTTACAACTTCGACGCCTATCATTCCTCGCGCATCCCCGGTGCAGAGAACCCCACCGGCGGTAACTACTTCCGCTGGGTGAACGAGGATGTGGATGCGGCGCTCGAAACCGCCGGTACAAGCTTCGACATCGAAACCCGCAAAACCGCGTACTGCGAAATCGGTCAGGCGGTGATCGACGACCTGCCGCAGGTCTATCTCTATCTCTTTCAGGATAATTACGGCATCGCCGACAGCCTTGAAGGGTATACGCTCAACACCTGGGGCAGCATGAGCTGGGGCGTGCAGAATTGGAAGTTTAAGCAGTAA